In Vibrio neptunius, the following are encoded in one genomic region:
- a CDS encoding GspS/AspS pilotin family protein produces the protein MLRATAIFSLVSMLNGCQTNPIQSHWLADYRATVISSQLPIELGSLTLVEAQSEANIVTLIFAKRKKLNIDSLVDKVAVSFCNSIELRPLLESKISYKIMTLDKNEDVESLYVISLTKCSN, from the coding sequence ATGCTTAGAGCAACTGCAATATTTTCGTTAGTGTCCATGCTTAACGGTTGCCAGACAAACCCAATACAATCTCATTGGCTCGCCGATTATAGAGCGACCGTTATCTCAAGCCAACTACCAATTGAGTTAGGCTCACTCACACTCGTTGAGGCTCAGTCGGAAGCTAATATCGTCACTCTTATTTTTGCTAAAAGGAAAAAATTAAATATTGACAGCCTAGTGGATAAGGTCGCTGTTAGTTTTTGTAACAGCATTGAGCTAAGGCCTTTATTGGAGAGCAAGATTTCTTATAAAATCATGACATTAGATAAAAATGAGGACGTAGAAAGCCTCTACGTTATTTCTCTAACCAAGTGTTCTAATTGA
- a CDS encoding isocitrate lyase/phosphoenolpyruvate mutase family protein has protein sequence MFKNLHEMVEPLVIGNVWDVPSAKIAENVGFSAIGTSSAAIAKNLGKEDGENISFEHLLSLVKAMVTATKLPLTVDLESGYGATPEIVANNIIQLVNAGVVGVNIEDSVVIDGVRSLRDSALFGKTLQTVRECIRKEGVDVFINVRSDVFLLDVEQPVSASIERIKRYEQAGADGIFLPGMNKKDDIKAVVDTTSLPINVMCLPGLPNFSQLKALGVKRISMGNFVHEAMLTSLSSILLSIKSEQSFEALFA, from the coding sequence ATGTTCAAGAATCTGCATGAAATGGTAGAGCCACTTGTTATCGGCAATGTGTGGGATGTACCCAGTGCGAAGATCGCCGAGAACGTCGGGTTTTCTGCCATAGGCACGTCGAGTGCAGCAATCGCTAAAAATCTCGGTAAAGAGGATGGAGAAAACATCAGTTTCGAACACCTTTTATCGCTTGTAAAAGCAATGGTCACCGCGACAAAATTGCCGTTGACCGTCGACCTTGAATCTGGTTATGGAGCGACGCCTGAAATCGTAGCAAACAATATTATTCAGTTAGTTAATGCTGGTGTGGTTGGCGTCAATATAGAAGACAGTGTCGTGATAGATGGTGTAAGAAGTCTGCGTGATAGCGCTCTATTTGGTAAAACGTTACAAACAGTTAGAGAATGCATTCGCAAAGAGGGTGTTGATGTTTTTATTAATGTTAGGAGTGACGTGTTCCTACTCGATGTTGAACAGCCGGTCTCAGCAAGTATTGAGAGAATTAAGCGATATGAACAGGCGGGGGCTGATGGTATTTTCCTACCAGGCATGAATAAAAAAGACGATATTAAAGCGGTTGTCGATACCACCTCACTACCCATAAATGTGATGTGTTTACCGGGATTACCTAATTTTTCACAACTGAAAGCACTAGGTGTAAAACGGATAAGTATGGGCAATTTTGTCCATGAGGCTATGCTTACGTCTTTATCTTCTATCTTACTCTCAATTAAAAGCGAACAGTCTTTTGAAGCATTGTTTGCCTAG
- a CDS encoding LysE family translocator, with amino-acid sequence MSAQLMTAFLLFAVSISMTPGAGNIALIGLSSRYGVSATLPFIVGNAVGVIAILTGASVGLAGLLALYPTLYLALKWLGAAYLLYMAWGIANMDLDNKASVKKSGFLSGIMVQILNPKGWVASITVFSQFVSPASNYVVQVVFIIGVMVITGVIGMLIWAYFGSMLTRFIESPRKMVAINRSFGASLAAVAIFLVIQPS; translated from the coding sequence ATGAGTGCTCAGTTGATGACAGCGTTTCTGCTGTTCGCAGTATCAATTTCTATGACACCAGGCGCGGGTAATATCGCTTTGATTGGTCTTTCCAGCCGCTATGGAGTGAGCGCGACCTTACCTTTTATTGTCGGTAACGCCGTTGGTGTGATCGCCATTCTGACGGGAGCGAGTGTCGGACTGGCTGGGCTACTGGCTCTCTATCCGACTCTTTATTTGGCCCTCAAGTGGCTTGGTGCGGCTTATTTACTCTATATGGCGTGGGGGATTGCGAATATGGATCTCGACAACAAGGCCAGTGTGAAAAAGTCCGGCTTTTTGTCTGGCATAATGGTACAAATCCTTAATCCAAAAGGTTGGGTCGCTTCCATCACGGTGTTTTCCCAATTCGTTTCGCCAGCCAGCAACTATGTCGTTCAGGTCGTCTTTATTATTGGGGTGATGGTAATAACAGGTGTTATTGGTATGTTGATCTGGGCCTACTTCGGCTCAATGCTGACTCGCTTTATTGAGTCGCCGAGGAAGATGGTGGCAATCAATCGTAGCTTTGGAGCGAGTTTGGCTGCGGTCGCGATTTTTCTGGTTATTCAACCGAGCTAA
- a CDS encoding alpha/beta hydrolase, giving the protein MTNWTIQHRKNLQIDDALIYFDIVGDNTKPPLVMLHGGIGSIEDFDQLVPLLSQHFQLIRIDSRGHGRSTMGSRELTYQRLEQDVIAVLAYLNIHQTAVLGFSDGGVIGYRLMASNSVSISKLVTIGADFQLKAGSTLYNLLSGVTGQRWRDKFPDSSRLFTQLKPDANFDLFVADIVKMWTDTSVSGYPGDTIDYIEGDVLIIRGDDDFLFPHSSALELVSRLKHPSFANLPFAGHEAHKDQPDLVYKVMQQFFIRQ; this is encoded by the coding sequence ATGACGAACTGGACCATACAACACCGGAAAAATCTCCAAATTGACGATGCACTCATTTACTTCGATATTGTCGGAGATAACACTAAACCTCCCCTAGTGATGCTCCATGGAGGAATCGGTAGCATTGAGGATTTTGATCAATTGGTGCCCTTATTATCGCAGCACTTTCAATTAATCAGAATTGACAGTCGCGGCCATGGTCGCTCTACGATGGGCAGTCGAGAGCTGACATATCAACGCTTAGAACAAGATGTGATTGCGGTTCTCGCCTATTTGAATATTCATCAAACCGCTGTACTTGGGTTCAGTGACGGTGGTGTCATTGGCTATCGATTGATGGCATCGAACTCGGTAAGCATCAGTAAGCTTGTCACAATTGGAGCAGATTTTCAGTTAAAGGCGGGATCCACTCTCTACAATTTATTGTCTGGTGTCACAGGACAGAGGTGGAGGGACAAATTCCCTGATTCGTCCCGCCTGTTTACTCAGTTAAAACCCGATGCAAACTTTGACTTGTTCGTCGCAGACATTGTCAAAATGTGGACAGATACCAGTGTGTCGGGCTACCCAGGTGACACTATCGATTACATCGAAGGAGACGTGCTAATCATTCGAGGTGACGATGATTTCCTTTTCCCTCATTCGTCGGCATTGGAACTCGTAAGTCGACTAAAGCACCCATCGTTTGCTAACTTACCATTTGCGGGCCATGAAGCTCATAAAGATCAGCCAGATCTTGTATACAAGGTCATGCAGCAGTTTTTCATTCGCCAATGA
- a CDS encoding DUF5062 family protein — MSKSAKLHNEDKLVKKALEIGEKMAKMQGFDLPKSPQPVRVKAVYLFLVGAKQITPLPDSKLDGANIKHRLALWIHSALPDDDPLK, encoded by the coding sequence ATGTCAAAAAGCGCAAAGCTTCACAATGAAGACAAACTGGTCAAGAAAGCGTTGGAAATCGGTGAGAAAATGGCCAAGATGCAAGGTTTTGATCTGCCGAAGTCACCGCAGCCAGTCAGAGTGAAAGCCGTATATCTGTTTTTGGTTGGTGCCAAGCAAATCACGCCACTACCTGACAGTAAACTTGATGGTGCCAATATCAAGCACAGACTTGCGCTTTGGATTCATAGTGCATTGCCTGATGATGACCCATTAAAGTAA
- a CDS encoding DUF1176 domain-containing protein produces the protein MRYIRRAIYSLGLVVFSANAFEGESFQHKDWYLACDNTGTCRAAGYSDIGSLNPVAVMFTREAGPATPITAKVFLGDYYDFEHWPEQINLYIDSQDLGPIKHDILTAMQVQAILAVVTKDALIEIGDGQSNWVLSSSGASAVFRRMDEYQGRLKTPFAIVAKGQRAESKVSRAEAAPKLVSVGGDAEMKSLDPESEQYERLLPQLRASYQVVEDELGCHRLFEETPSISIAKLNNGQSLIEASCWLAAYNYGSSYWLLAEGNEALPKYLNISGNEYSQGIVSSAHKGRGLGDCWSFESWLYDGEKMVRSSDRNTGLCRGIAAGGIDSMPTWVSEVVFAQDSNK, from the coding sequence ATGCGCTATATTCGCCGTGCTATCTATTCATTAGGTTTGGTAGTTTTTTCTGCAAACGCTTTTGAAGGAGAGAGTTTTCAACATAAAGACTGGTATCTAGCTTGCGATAATACAGGCACCTGTAGGGCGGCGGGTTATTCAGACATTGGGAGCCTGAACCCTGTAGCGGTGATGTTTACCCGTGAAGCCGGTCCTGCAACTCCGATAACGGCCAAGGTGTTTCTGGGGGACTATTATGATTTCGAACATTGGCCCGAGCAGATCAATCTTTATATCGATTCTCAAGATTTGGGGCCGATAAAGCATGACATCCTAACCGCGATGCAGGTTCAGGCGATTCTTGCGGTGGTGACCAAAGACGCACTTATCGAAATTGGTGATGGGCAATCTAACTGGGTGTTGTCTAGTAGCGGTGCCAGCGCTGTGTTTCGCAGAATGGATGAATATCAGGGCCGACTCAAGACTCCATTTGCCATTGTCGCAAAAGGTCAGCGTGCTGAGTCTAAGGTCAGTCGAGCTGAGGCTGCTCCCAAACTGGTCAGTGTTGGCGGCGATGCAGAAATGAAATCGCTTGATCCTGAGTCTGAGCAGTATGAAAGATTACTGCCACAACTGCGCGCTAGCTATCAGGTTGTGGAAGATGAGCTCGGTTGCCATAGGCTGTTTGAAGAGACCCCGTCTATCTCGATTGCCAAGCTTAACAACGGTCAGTCGTTAATTGAGGCATCCTGTTGGTTGGCCGCTTATAACTATGGTTCAAGTTATTGGTTGTTGGCTGAAGGTAACGAGGCGCTACCTAAATATCTCAACATCTCCGGCAATGAGTATTCGCAAGGCATCGTATCTTCCGCTCATAAAGGCCGCGGGTTGGGTGATTGTTGGAGTTTTGAAAGTTGGTTGTATGATGGCGAAAAAATGGTTCGTTCAAGCGATAGGAACACGGGTTTGTGTCGCGGTATTGCCGCAGGAGGCATAGACTCAATGCCTACCTGGGTGAGCGAAGTGGTCTTCGCACAAGATTCGAATAAATAA
- a CDS encoding DUF1611 domain-containing protein translates to MSISKQKLRNLFKSTRAEEIETKSQTTSLVHIIKPVIPSAIIYCEGNFGRIDGKTANGLVRHSLGYRILSVIDSELAGLDAGEVLDNKANGIPIVSSIEEALIQADTIPDYFIFGIAPSNGFLSDLDKSVLLNAMSLKMHVVNGLHEFLSDDPVFLAASIKHNVRILDTRKPKDKAELQTFSGKIHRVKCPRIAVMGTDCALGKRTTATILANELTKKGLNVVLIATGQTGIIQGAQYGVALDAVPAQFCAGELESVIVQAYDTESPDIIIIEGQGALSHPAFSTSAFILRGSCPTGVILQHAPNRLYRSDFPDCPMPSVASEINLIETFSNTSVIGLTLNHEGMSRDETLNAIDWYTTEFDLPVTDALSQPAKHLVQIVLAAFPPLASKLAEEG, encoded by the coding sequence ATGTCAATTTCAAAACAAAAGTTAAGAAATCTCTTCAAGTCTACTAGAGCTGAAGAGATCGAAACCAAGAGTCAAACAACATCACTTGTTCATATAATTAAACCCGTTATCCCCTCGGCGATTATATATTGTGAAGGTAATTTCGGTAGGATTGATGGCAAAACCGCTAATGGGCTAGTAAGACATTCACTTGGTTATCGTATCTTATCAGTTATCGATAGTGAACTGGCAGGTCTGGACGCTGGTGAAGTACTGGATAACAAAGCCAATGGTATTCCCATCGTGAGTAGCATCGAGGAAGCTTTAATTCAGGCGGACACAATCCCTGACTACTTTATATTTGGCATCGCCCCTTCAAATGGTTTTTTATCTGACCTAGATAAAAGTGTCCTTTTGAACGCTATGTCGCTGAAAATGCATGTTGTGAATGGGTTGCATGAGTTTCTTAGCGACGACCCTGTATTTTTGGCGGCAAGTATCAAGCACAACGTTCGAATATTGGATACTCGTAAACCCAAGGATAAAGCCGAACTACAAACGTTTAGCGGGAAGATACACAGAGTTAAATGTCCAAGAATTGCCGTGATGGGCACGGATTGCGCGCTAGGAAAACGAACAACTGCCACCATTCTGGCTAATGAATTGACTAAAAAGGGGCTAAATGTCGTTTTGATAGCGACTGGCCAGACCGGTATTATACAAGGAGCGCAGTACGGTGTGGCACTTGACGCTGTTCCTGCTCAATTTTGCGCTGGTGAGTTGGAATCAGTCATTGTGCAAGCCTATGACACGGAAAGTCCGGATATAATTATCATCGAGGGGCAAGGGGCTTTAAGTCACCCTGCCTTTTCTACCAGCGCTTTTATCTTGCGGGGTAGCTGCCCAACTGGCGTCATCTTACAACATGCCCCTAATCGCTTATATCGCAGTGACTTTCCTGATTGCCCAATGCCTTCGGTTGCCTCTGAAATAAACCTTATCGAAACCTTTTCTAATACCAGTGTTATTGGACTGACACTAAATCATGAAGGCATGTCTCGGGATGAAACACTCAATGCTATAGACTGGTACACCACTGAATTTGATCTACCCGTTACTGATGCGTTATCACAGCCTGCCAAACATCTAGTGCAAATCGTATTGGCAGCTTTCCCTCCGTTAGCAAGTAAACTGGCCGAAGAAGGGTGA
- a CDS encoding Lrp/AsnC family transcriptional regulator: MKKKEFTNVELDSTDFSILERIQRDGRISNSKLAEEVNLSETPCWRRWKKMEQEGYIEGYAARLNRKKLGFQVSGFTLVTLGSHEVENTDPFEDYVAESDWITMCHCIAGGADYIVQVVAKDLDEYFERISSIRRVKGVSAIQSNVSVKEIKSTFQLPLN; this comes from the coding sequence ATGAAAAAGAAAGAATTCACCAATGTTGAGTTAGATAGTACTGATTTTTCCATTCTTGAACGTATCCAGCGAGATGGTCGCATCAGCAACAGCAAATTAGCTGAAGAGGTCAACCTCAGCGAAACACCATGTTGGCGACGTTGGAAAAAAATGGAGCAAGAAGGCTACATCGAAGGTTATGCTGCAAGACTCAACCGTAAAAAACTTGGTTTTCAGGTTTCGGGTTTCACTTTGGTCACACTGGGAAGTCATGAAGTAGAAAACACGGACCCGTTTGAGGACTATGTGGCGGAATCAGACTGGATTACCATGTGCCACTGCATTGCTGGTGGGGCAGATTACATCGTACAGGTAGTAGCAAAAGACTTAGATGAATACTTTGAACGGATCAGTTCTATACGACGAGTTAAAGGCGTGAGCGCCATTCAGTCCAACGTATCGGTTAAAGAGATTAAAAGTACATTCCAACTGCCTTTAAATTAA